In Lactuca sativa cultivar Salinas chromosome 5, Lsat_Salinas_v11, whole genome shotgun sequence, the DNA window AGGGAAGTATGGCTATCGTAGTGCTTTTTTTAATAACGTAAGTTACAATAATGTTTattaagttataacatattttttaatgtttattcAAGTATAAAATATTTTGTAATGTTAAACAGAATTTGAATAGACTTCAAGCATTTCACTGTGGCCATGTGAATAAACAAGGGGAATTTGTTGATTCGTTAGTTGAAGACCAATATGTAAgtttttattacttaaaaatgaagtagattgtttttttttaaataatttataaaGTATATTAAGAATCTTCGTGAAATACATAATGTTTTAGTTGTTCAGGTAGCTTTACTGTAAcatcgtaaattttcaaacaaatttttcattttaaaattacataattctcattaacacatttcacaaaaatcccaaAGTATCAAATTATCAAAACACATCCATtataaaaatccaggatcctcaaacataactccatctcgtgtgtacaatcaagacgACGCCTTCCACGATTctgaaaagtacctgaaacacatatcacataacacggtaagcacaaagcttagcgagttccctaaAATAGCACACGCATCCAGTCGCACAAAtcgggtggaccctctggtcctaactcagtaagctcaaaataatacacagtataaatcacaaagacataatgtggGATacaacaatactcaatataagcacacatGACTCACCGGTCACACAAAATTACCActtaaggtaagtatagtgacaagactcacctcaaatgatGAAGAGCTCCCAAAGATGATGTTGCTGCACACCAGCCTCTAACACTGAACCAAAACCCACAATTACCCAATTAAGATCTAATACCAAacctcactcattaggtctataGATAGTTTACTACCTGGCCCACAATTAACTCAAGCTCATTGGGTCCACCAAGGCACAATAGTAAATGGGCTCCCCCAAGGGCCAACTCTTAAACTCAAGTCCAAATGGCAAGTCTAACACAAAGGCCCACGACATACACAATATTTCTCTGATTAAAATCTCCAGCATAATAAGCCCAAAATATAGGCCCAACACTTATGGCCCAATGTGAGTTTTAGCCCAAAAAGCCCACAGCAaggttacacggggcgtacctccctttgTAGGCTCAGCATACGCATGGATCCAGATCGGGCCATCGGGGACACTTGACCAGTACACGGGGTGTACTGgatttacgctcagcgtacgtctATACTAGCTTTTTCCCACTGTCATGGTCTTAACCTGTTAAGACCATAACTATactctcagatctggactccctaaaggctcaaactccataaagttcatgactttaagcctttgcatggttgataAAGTCCCAAACCCAAATACACCCACTCTTTACTCCTAAAAATgttcatatctcatgcatggggtgGTTTTAACATCCAAtacctcatttttatgaatccactCTATTAGTAACACTCAAAGGGACATATATTAGGATCTGTAGttcaataactcataaagcttctagatttgggaccaaaaaccctaaaatgaaccATAATATGCTCAAATAAAAAAGGATGAGAAAGCtctaagctttataccttcaaatgatgctccaaccacAAGAAAACTCATATCCAAGGCCTAGACTCCAACTCCATTCTCCTCAATGCTCCTTCTTCACTTCAAGGATaccacaagaacacttagaagcttACAAATAGACACTCAAACTAGAGGAACagatattagggttttgagagggtTGAAGGCTGGatatggtggccagaaatgaggtcatcatgttctttaaatagAGACACATCCCTcatttagggtttccaccttgtacctagtatgcccagcatactaggtGACTCCGCTTCAAAATCACGCACAtaagtatgctaagcgtacacacatatacgcctcgcgtactcagcTGCCACTTTTCTCGAATAAGGGACTAAACTTGCAAAAACTTCAAACTATCatagcttcttcgttataagttcgtttccaatgaacctcatatccACGGAAAACTGACGaaaagccctacgcttctagaaaCTCGTTGCAGCCCCAAGGCTTCCTCATGCCCGGGTTGCAACCCACGAACCCTAAATCATAGACAatctgaaacaggatgttacatttaCACACTTAACACATAGCCGGctccggtggtgatccagacTCCATTGATTGGATTGCAATATTTAAAAAGGTGTTAGGTGCTCGAAGGGGCACGTGAGACGCATTGGGCCTAAAGCTCATTCTGCAGCGGGTACAAGTGTTCCATTCCAATAGTAGTCACAAGCACTACAAGAATATGAGTCTACAGCGACGAAAGCTATAGGGACGACTAATGTCGTCACCATAGAGGATAATATAGGGACGACAAGTCGTCACTATAGAGTTGACTAAGTTTGTTTGACTTCCAAACCTAAAGCGATGATAAATCGTTTCTGTAGTTTGAGCGAGAACGGAAAATAATTGGTGGGGATCCGAAAAAGCTATAGGGACGACATATCGTCCCAAGCATAaattaatttaaacatatataatatttttaatgtGTATATATCAAAAAACAGGGTGACGTCGTTTTAATGGGAAACAATAGGAACGACTTATTGTCCCTATAGGGTTTTGCTGAGTTAAAAACTTTTTCCCAATCCTTCAACCTTATTGTCCCTATACGGTTCCTCCTGTGAGCTGAGGCGAAATCGCCGGTGCCTATACGGCGACAGGTAAGTTTGATTGCTTATTGCCCAACGTTTCCCTCGTCCACTCCTTCAACCTTTCACTATGATGTTTTCCCTCCAGCTCTGCATTTATCCCGTTTTCTGAATTGCAGGTCAGTGGTTCCCTCTCATTCCAGCGGGCTACCTGTTTTCTGAATTTGGGTTTCTACTTCCTCAACAGGTATGAACGGTGTCTAAGTTTTAGAATGCAACAACCTTCCTTTTCTCCTTATTAAAGTATATGTTTTCTGGGTTATTTCCAACACTTATTCGTGTATAGGTTGTCTGGGGGACACAATTGAAATTGGGACTTGGACAACAGGAGTTGGAGATCAGCATATCGTGAGTTGGACAGCAAGCAATCAGGTTATTGTTTTCTATTATTCTATCTTCTAAGCAAGGATGTAACAGCCTTAGTGCCCCACCCCTTTGTTTGTCCCCAAATCTTTTGTAGAATGCTAGTATTTGTTGTATATAATCTCAATCTTGGTCACAATTTCAGCTTAGGAAAAGACTCATGGTTAACAAAGACATtaaattctgattttttttactTGTTCAAAAAACAACAGACAAAAGTAAGAAGTTTCAGAAGTCAATCTTATATTTTTCCACAAGCAATTCTCTAAAATTAAATTTTGATTGGATTCTTCCTATTAACAAGACTTGTAGTCTTTTATTAGCTAGCATTGTTAAGACAAGACAAATTAAACGCCTTTTTGTCATTCCAATAGAATGAAACATTCCATTCCTTCTCTGATTTTTTGTTGCACCAAACACTACTTTTAACTAAATTTTTGAGAGAAAAAATGTTAAAGAACCTGAGAAAAAAGGTTTAACTTCCTTCCAGTACTTGAGATGGGTCATCAATAAATTTTTAACCTTTTACTTATTagttattatttcaagtttttgcttttatccattccaacttaaatataaatgagggtatttttgtcttttataGAAAAAGGAAGAATGAAACCGAATTCCAATTCCACCTGATTCTGCCAAAATCcttagaaaattttaaacttttacttattagttattatttcaaaattttgtttttatccattccaacttaaatataaatgagggtatttttgtcttttataGAAAAAGGAAGAATGGAATCGAATTCCATTTCCACCTGATTCTGCCAAAATCCTTAAACCAATGTTTTTTTACCATTCAAACTGAAAGTTACACCCCAGACCATAATATAAATTACTTTGACAAATTTGGTTTCTCAAGAAACATTATGCCAAGTTGCCAACCAAGCAACTCGTTATTGCTTAGTGTCATTCTCTGCCTTTTCAAAACGAGTAACAATTTTGGTCCCCATACTTTACAATTAATCATAGGTTTTGTCCGAGTTTTGATTTTGTATAACATATGTCCTAGTGGTTTTAATTTGTTGCAAACTTGGAAAAATGATTTGCCCTTGGACCAAACCTAGCAATTAGTTTGTGAACTTCTAGTCATTAGTTTATGAATTTCTAGCCATTAGTTTGTGATATTCTAGCCAGAGACCATATTTGTAACTTACCAAGTATAATATAATAGAGTGAATTTCATTTATATCCGTACATACTTTTAATATTACTTTTATctctttataaaatttaaaattacatATATATCCCTTTAAAAGTATAAAACTCACATTTATATCCAAATTTATTATTCAACTAGATTTAAATCAACTTAATATTAAAAAccgttttaaaattaaaattccaTATGGTATTACTATAATACCATTCTCTTAGGTTTcagtattaaattgattaatgaaATTCTCCTTTAATTGTAACTAaattttttaactataatttttaatttgtaaagggtattttagtaaaatCATATATAATTTGGATTCGGTCtgagtttggacccactttcatccctaaggCTCTAAAATCTAATcatcaaaatattaaaaataacattttaagaaACAATAGTGAGGATCGAACTAAGGTATTCCAACTTGAACCTTTTATGTGCATGAACCATCCGAGCTACAAATACCTTTGATCCTCTAGTTTTGTCCCTCTTTATTCTGAAataaaagtagaatgctataaaaacTAAAGCAACATAAGTAAAATGCTATAATTTGAAGTACAATGCCATAATTGAAAAAACAACATAAGTAAGAtgctataaataaaaaatatatgtatgaaaaagtagaatgctataatagaTAAATGCTATAATATGCGTACATTCTAATTTTTAATAATGAAACAGTTATGACTATTGATAAGAGTTGGATTACGTTGCAAAATCGAAGGTGTCCAGAGTTCATAAAAGGGCCTAACAACTTCATAGAGATCGCCAAGAACCATGTCGGTGATGAAGGCAAAACATGTTGCCCGTGTATAGATTGTGTGAACATGTTTCGACATATTGTGACTACGGTTTATGCCCACATACATGACCGTGGATTTGAAGAATCATATCTGATATGGATTCATCATGGTGAGGAATATCCTCCTTCGGATTTAGACAACCTTTGGGCTTCAAAGTATCGTAGTACTAGAGTTGTGGTAGAGGAAAATCCACATGAAGAGATGTTTGATGTAATAGATGATGTTATGGCAGAGGAAGATCCACATATAGAAAATATAAGCCAAGAAGCAACTGGTTTAGACCCAGAGTTTGATGCATTGTTTGAAGAAGCCAATACTGAGTTATACCTTGGGTGCAGTTGGATGTCTTCCTTAAACTTCCTAGCAAAACTGATGCACATTAAAGTTATCAACAGGTGGACATACAGTTCATTTGACCAACTTTTAGAGTTTTTAAGAGTTGCATTCCCGAAAGAAAATAAGATTCCAACTTCACACTATGAAGCTAAAAAGAAGTTGAGAAAGATTGGGTTGGGATATCAATCTATCCATGCTTGCGTTAATGATTGTGCTTTGTTTTGGAAAGAGAACGAGTCAATGCAAAATTGTCCTGTTTGTAAGGAGAGTAGGTGGGTTGACAAAAACACAAAGGGGAAGAAAGTGCCACAAAAAGTGTTATGTTATTTTCCTTTGACTGCCCAGCTTAGTCGAAGGTATAGTTCAAGATTCACAGCAAAAGATATGATTTCGCATAACATTGGGCGTTCAAATGATGGTAAGATGTATCATCCGGTTGATGGGAAAGCATGGCAGGAATTTGATAAGCGATATCCCGAGTTTGCCAAAGAACCTAGGAATGTCCGATTGGGTTTGGCCGTCGATGGCTTTAATCCATTTAGCAACATGAATCAGCCTTATAGTATGTGGCCGGTAGTATTGACAACATACAATACACCACCATGGTTGTGTATGAAAGAATCTTCTTTCATGTTGACTTTGCTAATTCCTGGTCCTAAATCACCTGTGAAGGACATTGATGTTTTCCTAAGGCCTTTGGTGGACGAGTTGAAAATGTTATGGAGGGATGGAGTCCAAATAAGAGATGCATCAACCAACACTGTATTCACAATGCATGCAGCACTATTGTGGACTATCAATGATTACCCTGCCGGTAGCAGTTTGTCTGGATGGAGTGGTCAAGGTTAtaatgtaacgaccaaaaatttcaaccaatttaaaattttcgaaaacaacccgattccattaaagttattacaaaaaggttttcaatacaatttattttaagtattcccagaatctcatcacaacataaacacgaggagcggtacgatcacgccttcgccttgccatggtctcctgaagaacctgaaaaacataaaaccacaactgtaagcccgaaagcttagtgagatatccccaaaataccaaccacatataccatacacgcataacatgccataacatatccgatcacagaacaaccatgcacttcgggtctactgtgtgactggtccgccgcactggccaacagtccacctggtccgccctctgagtctagccataaacctcgagtctgcagtgtgattggtccgcccgcaccgggccttcaatccacctggtccactctccgaatctatccacatacatctatccacatacatcgagtctgccctCTTGaggcctatagcctatccggaccgctcgctgggccttcgggacaaccggtccgccctgggtatcttggcctacagcacaaagcaggacctgcctcaacccaactccagtccaaacaaccatgtacacataaaaatacaatcatataacaattcacagtcaacaatccgatcaaacagatcacataacatatcatcatcctaaccaggataccgacctaaccggtcactagcatagcatcaccctacatctcaggataccgatctcaaccaggtctctaacatataccatcctagctaccaggatgcaacatatcaaagcaataacataacaacaaatacccggatctcaatccgataagggccggccttggtgccttagaccttgttgatatagtgaggataactcacctcgaaactaccgactgaacagataacccaagctgctccgatcactgatacgatctccaccactagacaaccaccaaggcactgaactcaaaacaatatccaacaattaccaaaatgcccctggaaaccactggtcaacccttggtcaaagtcaacccctgactgactctactcgccgagtcaacccgatgactcgccgagtccccatgctcagaaattccccaatccgcgactcaactcgccgagtcaccccgagactcgccgagttcaacaactctaagtccactcacacataactcaccgagtcatccccttgactcaccgattcacggctcaaccagaaaagattgggactcttcgacaagacttgccgagtccaagaatagactcgtcgagtctaaggctatcttcaacctactcgccgagttgttctttcaactcgtcgagttccaagccatcttcatccaactcgctgagttgttcttccaactcatcgagttccagcctctcttcaagcaactcgccgagtctacccatgtgactcgccgagtaccaccgggtctgaatccatacagaggctttccaagccatgcagatgatccaaaccatagatctacccttcctaaggccatccatcacgtaaagtggcaaactttacgtgaatccaaggagatctaggcactttacactctagggctagggtttgggacaaaatagctccttcaaacactcatcaacagggacttttatgcattcaagcctttctccattccagatatgaggtagcaacctcagatctaacctctaactccaatacaccaaaagatatgatctctaacaccccccaaaatgatgaatctagacaatagcagctcaaacaatgaaataatacctcaaaagaaagctccaagagaagattaatctggatccttgcaaagccctttgatccaagtctcttctccttcaagatttcttcaacaaccacttctccaagctccaattcactcaacaatggggtttcttcacgaatttagggtttctggaactcaaggaatgataaggaggctggggagaagacataatgttctttatatagggctcaacctccggatttagggttttctccactcagcaccaactcgccgagtccacccatgctactcgccgagttggtcacttaacacgcgactagagtcgcgaccctactcgccaagtccactcatggactcgccgagtcgctctttcccattttacacttttagcccttcaactttactcttgctatttcgggatgttacatattaAGCTTGTGCTACTTGTAACAAAAACACACCCTCGTGTTCTATAACCAGCAAGATAGCTTATGTTGGTCATAGACGATTCTTACATAGCAAGCATAAATGGAGGGATAGTTTATTGTTTAATGGAAAGAAAGAGTCAAGAAAGCCTCCTAGACGATTGAGTAATGCATTAATAATTAAGCAACTAGACCGTCTCCTCACTCGTATTCCAGGAAAACACCCTAGCTATGGGGGTGGTGTTAAAAGAAGGCGAATCGAGTCAGAGTTAAATTAGACCAAAAAGAGTATCTTCTTCGAGCTTGATTATTGGTGTTCACTTGATCTAAAACACAATATAGATGTTATGCATGTGGTGAAAAATGTTGGTGAGAGCTTGTTAGGTACTTCATTAAACaatgaaaaatcaaaagataCGTACAAAGCAAGAGAAGATTTGGAAAAATGGGGCATTCGAGAGAATCTATGGTTGCAAAAGAAAAACAACAAGAATTATCCACCACATCCAGATTACTCTTTCAAACCAGTCGATCGAGAACGTTTTTGTCAGTTCATTAAAGGTGTAAGACTACCCGACGGTTTTGGATCAAACTTCAAGAATAAGGTACGTTCTAATGATTCAAATATAACTGGGTTAAAGTCTCATGATTATCACATCCTCATGCAACGATTGCTACCAATAGGGGTCCGAGGTTGTTTTCCCGCTAATGTGTCAAAGACAATCATTGACCTTTGCacattctttaaaaaaaattgtgcaCGATCATTAGATGTGAAAGACATGTATAAAGCACATAGTGAAGTGATAAAGATATTATGCAATCTAGAGTTGATATATCCACCAACATTTTTCGACAT includes these proteins:
- the LOC111892584 gene encoding uncharacterized protein LOC111892584, coding for MTIDKSWITLQNRRCPEFIKGPNNFIEIAKNHVGDEGKTCCPCIDCVNMFRHIVTTVYAHIHDRGFEESYLIWIHHGEEYPPSDLDNLWASKYRSTRVVVEENPHEEMFDVIDDVMAEEDPHIENISQEATGLDPEFDALFEEANTELYLGCSWMSSLNFLAKLMHIKVINRWTYSSFDQLLEFLRVAFPKENKIPTSHYEAKKKLRKIGLGYQSIHACVNDCALFWKENESMQNCPVCKESRWVDKNTKGKKVPQKVLCYFPLTAQLSRRYSSRFTAKDMISHNIGRSNDGKMYHPVDGKAWQEFDKRYPEFAKEPRNVRLGLAVDGFNPFSNMNQPYSMWPVVLTTYNTPPWLCMKESSFMLTLLIPGPKSPVKDIDVFLRPLVDELKMLWRDGVQIRDASTNTVFTMHAALLWTINDYPAGSSLSGWSGQDVMHVVKNVGESLLGTSLNNEKSKDTYKAREDLEKWGIRENLWLQKKNNKNYPPHPDYSFKPVDRERFCQFIKGVRLPDGFGSNFKNKVRSNDSNITGLKSHDYHILMQRLLPIGVRGCFPANVSKTIIDLCTFFKKNCARSLDVKDMYKAHSEVIKILCNLELIYPPTFFDIMVHLVLHLPEEVILGGPVYMRWMYPFERYMKKLKSYVRNKAKPEGSIAEGYVADEALTFCSMYLDGLLSTKKLSPDCTNELKALTHGPLNAYSYTGCIVNGVKFVVHSRDLRRTTQNSGIVSFGEDGTPFYGQLEDIIQLNYLSDYSVVLFCGKWFNTMGRGRLVNKNGIISIDIIREWYVGNSWYDGQQYILATQAKQVFYLKDPSRNANSWRVVEDVHHRKLWDHPSMDVDVLHDNQSFDYNLDVDIGDVGDSSVVIERCDAPIVDDQPFIVTWLPI